A genomic segment from Neodiprion lecontei isolate iyNeoLeco1 chromosome 1, iyNeoLeco1.1, whole genome shotgun sequence encodes:
- the LOC107217091 gene encoding cyclin-dependent kinases regulatory subunit: MARNNIYYSDKYYDDKYEYRHVVLSKELVKLVPRTHLMSEQEWRAIGVQQSQGWVHYMTHQPEPHILLFKRKITSPPPEQ, encoded by the exons ATGGCGCGCAACAATATCTACTATTCGGACAAATATTACGACGACAAATACGAGTACAG gCACGTCGTCCTGTCCAAGGAGCTCGTGAAATTGGTGCCAAGGACCCATCTCATGTCAGAGCAGGAGTGGAGGGCCATTGGAGTCCAGCAGAGCCAAGGCTGGGTGCATTACATGACTCATCAACCTG AGCCACACATCTTgttattcaaaagaaaaataacttcaCCACCACCGGAGCAGTAA
- the LOC107217081 gene encoding protein PRRC1 isoform X2, with the protein MNSSSSISSSASLLAPLGLSSSSGNLLSNVSPPSALPSFVSSSVKLMPDSSGTSTGGNNDSINKQPQSQSGITVKQPHQETYYSASFSPAIPSNESTEIPQATQSQDFNLFSWVKENVAASKVVKKVTETAKSSVNYMLTTLDPQMQQFMYPYDEIEVVVASDKDIKVGPIQDAFESVFGQVKVSGVAADCSKVAVQPVGFAAGIRGAEERINVARSNPSVGSDVPVVAIENFLLEVSQGQWYDLGVIVLSDPKNNVNLQTFTQMTPVPSHIVASAQQATPPDYPFRSSGLAVTIGSLIADNLQVHHNEWHHSLSGVSRRDIIQLAAQSLVGIYVKAVPRTEKSSSGSLQSLPAHPTFT; encoded by the exons ATGA attcttcgaGCAGCATATCGTCTTCCGCGTCTCTCTTGGCACCTCTCGGACTTTCTTCATCTTCTGGAAATTTGCTGTCCAATGTCTCTCCGCCAAGCGCCTTGCCCAGCTTCGTATCAAGCTCTGTTAAACTAATGCCAGATTCAAGTGGTACTAGCACTGGTGGGAACAATGATTCAATTAATAAACAACCACAGTCTCAGTCTGGTATAACGGTGAAGCAACCTCATCAGGAAACTTATTACTCTGCCAGCTTTTCACCAGCTATTCCATCCAATGAAAGCACCGAAATACCACAAGCAACTCAGAGTCAAGATTTCAACTTATTTTCATGGGTAAAAGAAAATGTTGCGGCAAGTaaagttgtgaaaaaagtCACTGAGACAGCTAAAAGTAGTGTTAACTACATGCTAACTACCCTGGACCCACAGATGCAGCAATTTATGT ATCCGTACGATGAAATTGAGGTTGTAGTTGCCTCTGATAAAGACATTAAAGTTGGTCCCATCCAAGATGCTTTTGAATCTGTTTTTGGCCAAGTAAAAGTATC GGGTGTAGCAGCAGATTGTTCAAAAGTCGCAGTACAGCCAGTTGGATTTGCTGCCGGGATACGTGGTGCTGAGGAGCGGATTAATGTTGCACGCAGTAATCCTTCAGTTGGAAGTGATGTACCTGTTGTGGCGATCGAGAACTTTTTACTAGAAGTTAGCCAAGGACAGTGGTACGACTTGGGCGTAATTGTTTTGAGTGATCCGAAAAACAATGTAAACCTTCAAACATTCACGCAAATGACACCAGTTCCCAGTCACATTGTCGCATCCGCTCAACAAGCAACTCCACCAGATTACCCTTTCAGATCTTCAGGATTAGCCGTTACCATTGGCAGCTTGATAGCGGATAATTTGCAG GTACATCATAATGAATGGCATCATTCGCTGTCCGGAGTTTCTCGACGAGACATTATTCAGCTCGCAGCGCAGTCATTGGTTGGAATATATGTTAAGGCAGTCCCAAGAACTGAAAAATCGTCGTCAGGATCGCTACAGTCACT ACCGGCACACCCAACATTCACGTAA
- the LOC107217081 gene encoding protein PRRC1 isoform X1, which yields MAEESNGESTFEFVEKKTDEMSISGETAKTDSSSSISSSASLLAPLGLSSSSGNLLSNVSPPSALPSFVSSSVKLMPDSSGTSTGGNNDSINKQPQSQSGITVKQPHQETYYSASFSPAIPSNESTEIPQATQSQDFNLFSWVKENVAASKVVKKVTETAKSSVNYMLTTLDPQMQQFMYPYDEIEVVVASDKDIKVGPIQDAFESVFGQVKVSGVAADCSKVAVQPVGFAAGIRGAEERINVARSNPSVGSDVPVVAIENFLLEVSQGQWYDLGVIVLSDPKNNVNLQTFTQMTPVPSHIVASAQQATPPDYPFRSSGLAVTIGSLIADNLQVHHNEWHHSLSGVSRRDIIQLAAQSLVGIYVKAVPRTEKSSSGSLQSLPAHPTFT from the exons ATGGCGGAGGAGTCAAACGGGGAATCTACCTTCgaatttgtcgaaaaaaagACCGACGAAATGTCGATATCCGGAGAAACTGCCAAAACTG attcttcgaGCAGCATATCGTCTTCCGCGTCTCTCTTGGCACCTCTCGGACTTTCTTCATCTTCTGGAAATTTGCTGTCCAATGTCTCTCCGCCAAGCGCCTTGCCCAGCTTCGTATCAAGCTCTGTTAAACTAATGCCAGATTCAAGTGGTACTAGCACTGGTGGGAACAATGATTCAATTAATAAACAACCACAGTCTCAGTCTGGTATAACGGTGAAGCAACCTCATCAGGAAACTTATTACTCTGCCAGCTTTTCACCAGCTATTCCATCCAATGAAAGCACCGAAATACCACAAGCAACTCAGAGTCAAGATTTCAACTTATTTTCATGGGTAAAAGAAAATGTTGCGGCAAGTaaagttgtgaaaaaagtCACTGAGACAGCTAAAAGTAGTGTTAACTACATGCTAACTACCCTGGACCCACAGATGCAGCAATTTATGT ATCCGTACGATGAAATTGAGGTTGTAGTTGCCTCTGATAAAGACATTAAAGTTGGTCCCATCCAAGATGCTTTTGAATCTGTTTTTGGCCAAGTAAAAGTATC GGGTGTAGCAGCAGATTGTTCAAAAGTCGCAGTACAGCCAGTTGGATTTGCTGCCGGGATACGTGGTGCTGAGGAGCGGATTAATGTTGCACGCAGTAATCCTTCAGTTGGAAGTGATGTACCTGTTGTGGCGATCGAGAACTTTTTACTAGAAGTTAGCCAAGGACAGTGGTACGACTTGGGCGTAATTGTTTTGAGTGATCCGAAAAACAATGTAAACCTTCAAACATTCACGCAAATGACACCAGTTCCCAGTCACATTGTCGCATCCGCTCAACAAGCAACTCCACCAGATTACCCTTTCAGATCTTCAGGATTAGCCGTTACCATTGGCAGCTTGATAGCGGATAATTTGCAG GTACATCATAATGAATGGCATCATTCGCTGTCCGGAGTTTCTCGACGAGACATTATTCAGCTCGCAGCGCAGTCATTGGTTGGAATATATGTTAAGGCAGTCCCAAGAACTGAAAAATCGTCGTCAGGATCGCTACAGTCACT ACCGGCACACCCAACATTCACGTAA
- the LOC107217089 gene encoding LOW QUALITY PROTEIN: uncharacterized protein LOC107217089 (The sequence of the model RefSeq protein was modified relative to this genomic sequence to represent the inferred CDS: deleted 1 base in 1 codon), which yields MDRNNHHDSKSSDRSRKRSVERFRRNEYTSDGERSSRKESKSRHKSVKKDDASKKKSKKKKRSESPKRKKSSKHKNRKRTPSSSSSDSSDASTSSADSTKLLEKLQKQRQKQDEERRNQKEMLKATETPEEKRLRRLRKKEAKERKRKERMGWDNDYLHYTNTDNPFGDGNLLSTFVWSKKLEKEGLIGVSREELETRNRHKQEENKRELEKVKKRRQERELERQQREEEMALLQRGKEAAQLEQWARQEDQFHLEQARLRSRIRIQDGRAKPIDLLAKYISAEEEVDAVEMHEPYTYLRGLQIKDLEDLIEDIKVYKELERGKNLDYWNDITVIVEDELHKLRKMDRSEYEAAVGRREGIHASVAKDVTAVFKGKTATQLEALQLQIESKIIGKPEGVDIGYWESLLSQLKAHMARARLRDRHQENLRKKLEVLKAEQGVVKTESEAGDSVAPSEHSIKQDEQPSTSVTAAAENSDESESEAEAENQSAADDMLSESFNDYESGGYSPKYMTQSQLEPGTLITLEEEDSQRLEYARSQVLNTGRKVQNVISAEEQAMHREARKNMGADEAQFSVESSLEAQIYLWSDKYRPRKPRYFNRVHTGFEWNKYNQTHYDMDNPPPKIVQGYKFNIFYPDLIDKNTTPEYFLTPCTDNKDFANLRFHAGPPYEDIAFKIVNREWEYSYKRGFAANFTTTYSSCGSTSRDTVTEDEKFTAKFVTTNSRNEKRSSPSTQRENLRNARDFLIRGLNAGSTAKLEPADFNSGSVTRGKNSETSICSENGNLGYLPHGEKMRWKNRNKESEFISEKTFLVTKDDLHVFDGYSGNEASTRPAPRSKLKSTGSNANTWPPKLKKSSSTGSSSSLERPKTANLDEPSFLDPRLIDKLDMSMLSKELLCDSMTHIQLMHAGVGVERRRQSLNVNPSGSRREYRSDRSSVATPSNSGIISLVRQKRRSFEPLTDSEACDGRDTSLIDAMKKRSQLANGKRISADDNNNRRSAAPGNIAPKIPALPISKRKSSKTSIKSDVELFTGPTRTAPEPCKTCGRSDQPERFHSHPTKPAIATVKVRDGNANHKAKVNAVPKSVQKPVALNFRSEKRKGETTKNSRQSSQEQKDSQGNVSLPLQSTTAAAHLSPKRGPRSVTCYICSREFGTASFPIHEPKCLEKWERENNALPPWQRRSGPPKRPQTQPGHQDWNKVAWEQSQAQLLPCSRCGRTFLPDRLPVHEKSCKVQKKQSPTQKDEPEERIRQDRQPAGPQGGSLPRESPMVYCHICGRSFGTRSIKIHEPQCLKRWQVENEGRPPPQRKKEKTPTNSSSSSPDTLTSQKKTVTCYICGRDFGSTSIAIHEPQCLRKWNIENDKLPPSQRREQPEKPDIVFTSEGDCDFIATFHRIWENHLNSLKPCRTCGRTFRNDALLKHEPHCNGSYYKKRIRRSVGVKTRRK from the exons ATGGACAGAAATAATCATCACGATTCAAAGTCGAGTGACAGATCACGAAAAAGGTCTGTAGAAAGATTCAGACGAAATGAATACACTAGTGATGGGGAACGTAGTTCGAGAAAGGAATCGAAGTCCAGGCataaatctgtgaaaaaagaCGATGcttcaaaaaagaaatcgaaaaaaaagaaacggtcCGAGTCTCCTAAGCGAAAAAAGTCGTCGAAGCACAAAAATCGCAAGAG AACACCATCCTCGTCGTCGAGCGACTCGTCAGATGCGTCGACCTCTTCGGCAGACTCAACAAAGCTGTTGGAAAAACTACAAAAGCAACGACAAAAGCAGGATGAGGAGCGGAGAAATCAGAAGGAAATGTTGAAAGCAACAGAGACTCCAGAAGAAAAGAGACTACGTCGTTTaaggaaaaaagaagcaaaagaGCGCAAGAGAAAAGAGCGGATGGGGTGGGACAACGATTACCTTCACTATACGAATACCGATAATCCGTTTGGAGATGGGAACTTATTATCCACGTTCGTGTGGTCCAAGAAACTCGAAAAAGAAGGCTTAATTGGGGTCAGCAGAGAAGAACTGGAGACCCGAAACCGACACAAGCAGGAGGAGAACAAACGGGAGTTGGAGAAAGTAAAGAAGAGGAGACAAGAAAGGGAGCTGGAGAGGCAGCAACGTGAAGAAGAAATGGCTCTGCTTCAGAGAGGAAAAGAGGCTGCGCAACTAGAACAGTGGGCCAGGCAAGAGGACCAGTTTCACTTAGAGCAAGCAAGACTCAGGTCTAGAATTAGAATTCAAGACGGTCGGGCGAAGCCGATTGATCTCCTGGCCAAGTACATTAGCGCCGAAGAGGAAGTCGACGCTGTTGAAATGCACGAGCCTTACACGTATCTGAGAGGACTCCAAATTAAGGACTTGGAAGACCTTATTGAAGATATTAAGGTATACAAAGAACTGGAAAGAGGGAAAAACCTTGATTACTGGAACGATATAACGGTAATCGTGGAAGACGAGCTGCACAAACTCAGAAAAATGGACAGATCGGAGTACGAAGCTG CTGTCGGCAGAAGAGAAGGCATTCATGCATCGGTTGCTAAGGATGTGACAGCTGTGTTCAAAGGAAAAACCGCAACGCAACTAGAAGCCTTGCAGCTTCAAATAGAATCCAAAATTATCGGAAAGCCTGAGGGCGTTGATATCGGTTATTGGGAAAGTCTTCTTTCGCAGCTTAAAG CTCACATGGCTAGAGCAAGGTTGCGGGATCGTCATCAGGAGAATTTGCGGAAGAAGTTGGAGGTCCTGAAGGCAGAGCAAGGAGTAGTAAAGACCGAAAGTGAAGCTGGCGATTCCGTAGCCCCCAGCGAACATTCCATCAAACAGGATGAGCAGCCTTCGACAAGTGTGACTGCAGCTGCAGAAAATAGCGATGAAAGTGAATCTGA AGCTGAAGCTGAGAACCAAAGTGCTGCTGACGATATGCTGTCCGAGTCTTTTAATGATTACGAGTCAGGTGGTTACTCTCCAAAGTATATGACACAATCTCAACTAGAACCAGGGACGTTGATAACTCTGGAGGAAGAAGACAGTCAACGTTTAGAGTATGCCAGGAGTCAAGTTCTCAACACCGGACGGAAGGTTCAGAACGTAATTAGTGCAGAAGAGCAGGCGATGCACAGAGAGGCTCGGAAGAACATGGGAGCTGACGAGGCCCAGTTCAGCGTTGAATCTTCCCTCGAAGCGCAAATCTACCTTTGGTCCGACAAATACAGACCCAGGAAGCCGAGGTATTTCAACAGGGTCCACACTGGTTTCGAATGGAACAAATACAACCAAACGCACTACGACATGGACAATCCGCCACCGAAGATCGTCCAGGGTtacaaattcaatattttttatccagatCTGATCGACAAGAACACAACGCCGGAATATTTCTTG ACGCCGTGCACAGACAACAAGGATTTTGCAAATCTGAGGTTTCACGCTGGGCCACCTTACGAAGACATAGCTTTCAAGATAGTGAACAGAGAGTGGGAGTATTCTTACAAGCGCGGA TTCGCTGCCAATTTCACAACAACATATTCCAGCTGTGGTTCCACTTCAAGAGATACCGTTAccgaagatgaaaaattcacagcAAAA TTTGTAACCACGAATTCCAGAAACGAGAAACGATCATCGCCGTCGACGCAGCGGGAAAATCTGCGCAATGCACGTGACTTCTTGATAAGAGGTCTGAATGCCGGATCCACCGCTAAGCTGGAGCCGGCGGATTTTAACTCCGGTTCTGTAACACGGGGAAAGAATTCGGAGACCTCGATCTGCTCGGAGAACGGTAATCTCGGATATTTACCGCACGGTGAAAAAATGCGGTGGAAGAACCGGAACAAAGAGTCCGAATTCATTTCGGAAAAAACCTTCCTCGTGACAAAGGACGACCTTCACGTATTCGACGGTTACTCCGGAAATGAGGCGAGCACGCGACCCGCCCCCCGTTCGAAGCTCAAGTCTACCGGAAGCAACGCCAACACCTGGCCACCCAAGCTCAAGAAAAGCTCGTCGACGGGCTCAAGCTCCTCCCTCGAACGGCCCAAGACGGCGAACCTCGACGAGCCGAGCTTTCTGGACCCTCGGCTGATCGACAAGCTCGATATGTCGATGCTGAGCAAGGAGCTACTCTGCGACTCGATGACGCACATTCAGCTTATGCACGCCGGCGTGGGAGTCGAGCGGCGCAGGCAGAGTCTGAACGTCAATCCGTCCGGATCGAGGAGGGAGTACCGATCGGACAGAtcgagcgtcgcgacgccctcGAACTCTGGGATAATATCGCTGGTCAGACAGAAGCGGAGGAGCTTCGAGCCCCTGACGGACTCCGAGGCTTGCGACGGTCGAGACACGTCGCTGATCGACGCGATGAAGAAACGGAGCCAATTGGCGAACGGCAAACGGATCAGCGCCGACGATAACAACAATCGGCGGTCTGCCGCCCCCGGAAACATCGCGCCGAAGATCCCCGCTCTGCCGATATCGAAGCGGAAGTCGTCGAAGACGTCGATCAAGTCGGACGTCGAGCTTTTTACGGGCCCCACCCGCACGGCCCCGGAACCCTGCAAAACCTGCGGCCGATCGGATCAACCGGAACGGTTTCACAGCCACCCGACGAAACCCGCCATCGCCACGGTCAAGGTTCGCGATGGTAACGCCAACCACAAGGCCAAGGTCAACGCCGTGCCGAAGAGCGTTCAAAAGCCCGTTGCTCTAAATTTTCGAAGCGAGAAACGGAAGGGCGAGACGACAAAGAACTCGCGGCAATCCAGTCAGGAACAGAAAGACTCCCAGGGCAACGTCTCCTTGCCCTTGCAATCTACAACCGCTGCAGCTCATCTCTCGCCTAAACGAGGACCGAGATCCGTTACGTGTTACATTTGCAGCCGGGAATTTGGCACCGCTAGCTTTCCCATTCACGAACCAAAATGCCTGGAG AAATGGGAAAGAGAGAACAATGCCTTACCACCGTGGCAAAGACGTTCCGGACCCCCCAAAAGACCCCAAACTCAACCGGGTCATCAGGATTGGAACAAAGTCGCATGGGAACAGAGCCAG GCTCAGCTGCTTCCCTGTTCCCGTTGCGGACGAACATTTTTACCAGACCGTTTGCCGGTACACGAGAAGAGCTGCAAAGTGCAAAAGAAG CAGTCTCCGACGCAAAAAGACGAACCTGAGGAACGAATTCGCCAGGATCGACAGCCTGCAGGGCCTCAGGGTGGATCGCTCCCGAGGGAATCACCGATGGTATATTGTCACATATGCGGTCGAAGTTTCGGAACCAGGAGCATAAAGATCCACGAACCTCAGTGCCTGAAGCGTTGGCAGGTGGAAAACGAAGGCCGACCTCCACCGCAGCGCAAGAAGGAGAAAACTCCAACGAATTCTTCAAGCTCATCCCCG GATACTCTTACATCGCAGAAGAAAACTGTCACATGTTACATATGCGGCAGAGACTTCGGCTCTACCAGTATCGCCATCCATGAACCACAGTGCCTTAGGAAATGGAACATAGAAAACGACAAGCTACCCCCTAGTCAGCGCCGAGAGCAACCAGAAAAACCGGATATCGTATTTACTT ccGAAGGTGATTGCGATTTTATCGCAACATTTCATAGGATATGGGAAAATCATCTTAATTCGTTGAAGCCTTGTCGAACTTGTGGAAGAACCTTCAGAAATGACGCTTTGCTCAAACACGAACCGCACTGCAATGGCTCCTACTACAAAAAGAGGATCAGACGTTCTGTAGGAGTAAAAACAAGAAGGAAATGA
- the LOC107217078 gene encoding translation elongation factor 2, with the protein MVNFTVDEIRGMMDKKKNIRNMSVIAHVDHGKSTLTDSLVSKAGIIAGAKAGETRFTDTRKDEQERCITIKSTAISMYFELDEKDCVFITNPDQRDKEEKGFLINLIDSPGHVDFSSEVTAALRVTDGALVVVDCVSGVCVQTETVLRQAIAERIKPVLFMNKMDRALLELQLESEDLYQTFQRIVENVNVIIATYSDDDGPMGEVRVDPSKGSVGFGSGLHGWAFTLKQFSEMYAEKFKIDVVKLMNRLWGESFFNPKTKKWSKQKEADNKRSFCMYVLDPIYKVFDCIMNYKKDEAESLLQKLGITLKPEDKDKDGKALLKVVMRTWLPAGEALLQMIAIHLPSPVVAQKYRMEMLYEGPHDDEAALGIKNCDPNAPLMMYVSKMVPTSDKGRFYAFGRVFSGKVCTGMKARIMGPNFTPGKKEDLYEKAIQRTILMMGRYVEAIEDVPSGNICGLVGVDQFLVKTGTITTFKDAHNMKVMKFSVSPVVRVAVEPKNPADLPKLVEGLKRLAKSDPMVQCIIEESGEHIIAGAGELHLEICLKDLEDDHACIPIKKSDPVVSYRETVSEESDQMCLSKSPNKHNRLFMKAQPMPDGLAEDIDNGDVNPRDDFKVRARYLCDKYDYDITEARKIWCFGPDGTGPNILLDCTKGVQYLNEIKDSVVAGFQWAAKEGVLSEENLRGVRFNIYDVTLHADAIHRGGGQIIPTTRRCLYACLLTAAPRLMEPVYLCEIQCPEVAVGGIYGVLNRRRGHVFEELQVAGTPMFVVKAYLPVNESFGFTADLRSNTGGQAFPQCVFDHWQILPGDPTESGTRPFQVVQDTRKRKGLKEGLPDLTSYLDKL; encoded by the exons ATG GTGAACTTCACGGTAGACGAGATCCGTGGGATGAtggacaaaaagaaaaacatccgAAACATGTCCGTCATCGCCCACGTCGATCACGGAAAGTCAACATTGACTGACTCCCTTGTTTCTAAGGCCGGTATTATTGCCGGTGCTAAAGCTGGTGAGACCCGATTCACAGACACTCGCAAAGATGAACAGGAACGTTGCATTACCATCAAATCAAC TGCCATATCCATGTACTTTGAACTTGACGAGAAGGACTGCGTTTTCATCACGAATCCAGACCAACGTGACAAAGAAGAGAAAGGATTCTTGATTAATTTGATTGACTCTCCTGGGCACGTGGATTTCTCAAGTGAGGTAACGGCTGCTCTGCGTGTTACTGACGGAGCTCTTGTCGTCGTCGATTGTGTTTCTG GAGTGTGCGTACAGACCGAAACAGTACTTCGTCAAGCTATTGCCGAACGTATCAAGCCTGTATTGTTCATGAACAAAATGGACCGTGCTTTGCTTGAGCTGCAGTTGGAAAGTGAAGATTTGTACCAGACTTTCCAGCGTATTGTTGAAAATGTGAATGTCATCATTGCCACCTACTCAGACGACGATGGTCCCATGGGAGAAGTTCGT GTTGACCCTAGCAAGGGATCTGTGGGCTTCGGGTCTGGACTCCATGGATGGGCATTTACATTGAAACAGTTTTCCGAAATGTATGCTGAGAAATTCAAGATTGATGTTGTGAAACTGATGAATCGACTCTGGGGTGAATCCTTTTTCAACCCAAAGACCAAGAAGTGGAGCAAGCAAAAGGAAGCTGACAACAAGCGGTCCTTCTGCATGTATGTCCTTGATCCCATCTACAAG gtatTCGACTGCATCATGAACTACAAGAAAGACGAAGCTGAGAGTCTATTGCAAAAGTTGGGCATCACTTTGAAGCCTGAAGACAAGGACAAGGATGGCAAGGCCCTCCTTAAG GTCGTTATGAGAACTTGGCTGCCTGCCGGAGAAGCACTGCTTCAGATGATAGCTATCCACTTGCCATCTCCCGTTGTAGCTCAGAAGTATCGTATGGAGATGTTGTACGAAGGTCCTCATGATGACGAAGCTGCTCTTGGCATCAAG AACTGTGACCCTAATGCTCCCCTCATGATGTATGTTTCGAAAATGGTACCAACCTCTGACAAAGGACGTTTCTACGCTTTCGGACGAGTTTTCTCAGGAAAAGTATGCACCGGAATGAAGGCTCGCATCATGGGACCCAACTTCACTCCAGGAAAGAAGGAAGATTTGTACGAAAAGGCCATCCAACGTACTATTTTGATGATGGGACGTTACGTAGAGGCCATTGAAGATGTGCCATCTG GTAACATTTGTGGACTCGTCGGTGTTGATCAATTCTTGGTCAAGACTGGAACCATCACCACCTTCAAAGACGCGCACAACATGAAGGTCATGAAATTCTCAGTATCGCCCGTCGTTCGCGTTGCTGTTGAGCCCAAGAATCCTGCCGATTTGCCCAAACTCGTCGAAG GATTGAAGCGTTTGGCCAAATCCGATCCCATGGTCCAGTGTATCATTGAGGAATCTGGAGAGCACATCATTGCTGGTGCTGGTGAACTCCATCTTGAAATTTGTCTAAAGGATCTTGAAGATGACCATGCTTGCATTCCCATCAAGAAATCTGATCCTGTTGTATCCTACCGTGAAACAGTGTCAGAGGAATCAGACCAGATGTGTCTGTCCAAATCGCCCAACAAACACAATCGTCTTTTCATGAAAGCTCAACCTATGCCAGATGGCCTTGCCGAAGATATTGACAAC GGAGATGTCAATCCAAGAGACGATTTTAAAGTTCGTGCGCGTTACTTGTGCGACAAGTACGATTATGACATCACCGAGGCAAGAAAAATCTGGTGCTTTGGTCCTGATGGAACTGGACCAAATATTCTACTTGACTGTACAAAGGGAGTACAATATCTTAACGAAATCAAGGATTCCGTAGTCGCTGGTTTCCAGTGGGCCGCCAAAGAG GGTGTTCTGTCCGAAGAGAACTTGAGAGGCGTTCGTTTCAACATTTACGACGTCACACTACACGCTGATGCTATTCATAGAGGTGGTGGACAGATCATTCCCACCACGAGACGGTGTCTGTACGCCTGTCTGCTCACCGCTGCCCCACGACTTATGGAGCCCGTATATCTTTGCGAAATCCAG TGCCCTGAAGTTGCCGTTGGTGGAATTTACGGAGTACTCAATCGTAGACGTGGACACGTTTTCGAAGAATTACAAGTTGCAGGAACACCCATGTTCGTAGTCAAGGCTTACTTACCTGTCAACGAATCGTTCGGGTTCACAGCTGACCTTCGGTCTAACACCGGAGGGCAGGCGTTCCCACAGTGCGTGTTTGATCACTGGCAAATTCTTCCTGGTGACCCGACTGAATCTGGTACTCGCCCATTCCAGGTTGTACAG gATACCCGAAAAAGGAAGGGGTTGAAGGAAGGCCTTCCCGACCTGACTTCGTATCTTGACAAATTGTAA